From the Nocardiopsis changdeensis genome, one window contains:
- a CDS encoding ArsR/SmtB family transcription factor produces MHTERIPPHPDVAALTLQRLLEALVDPVRRSIVEQLYDAPAEVACGGFDLPVGKSTATHHFRVLREAGLIRQYYEGTSRMNTLRRREIDAAFPGLLESVVAADRAERAAAR; encoded by the coding sequence ATGCACACCGAGCGGATCCCCCCGCACCCCGACGTCGCGGCCCTCACCCTGCAGCGGCTCCTGGAGGCGCTGGTGGACCCGGTGCGGCGCAGCATCGTCGAGCAGCTCTACGACGCCCCGGCCGAGGTCGCCTGCGGCGGCTTCGACCTGCCCGTCGGCAAGTCCACCGCCACCCACCACTTCCGGGTGCTGCGCGAGGCCGGGCTCATCCGCCAGTACTACGAGGGCACCTCGCGGATGAACACGCTGCGCCGCCGGGAGATCGACGCCGCCTTCCCCGGCCTGCTGGAGTCGGTCGTGGCCGCGGACCGGGCGGAGCGGGCCGCCGCCCGGTGA
- a CDS encoding MerR family transcriptional regulator has protein sequence MLTIGELASYAGVTVRAVRHYHAEGLLAEPERDRSGYRRYGADAVIELIRIRTLARAGVPLSRVRELLRADREGFAAAVDDIDARLRAEILRLQHHREQIARLAAGDGLVLPPEVVGYLERLRELGVDERIVRAERDGWIPLAAHAPERIPEWIARKTDQIRDPRFAGFYRTLGSVLDRDDDPRLEELADGLASYITGLAEEMGDAYVDDVDVEPTMAGLMDALAFDTVPQARRLIELLRGRGWSGWTRLARVEGDTGPR, from the coding sequence ATGCTGACCATCGGGGAACTGGCGTCCTACGCCGGGGTGACGGTGCGTGCCGTGCGGCACTACCACGCCGAGGGGCTGCTGGCGGAGCCGGAGCGGGACCGCTCCGGCTACCGCCGGTACGGCGCCGACGCCGTGATCGAGCTGATCCGGATCCGCACGCTCGCCCGGGCCGGGGTCCCGCTGTCGCGGGTGCGGGAGCTGCTGCGCGCCGACCGGGAGGGGTTCGCCGCGGCCGTGGACGACATCGACGCGCGGCTGCGGGCCGAGATCCTGCGGTTGCAGCACCACCGGGAGCAGATCGCCCGCCTGGCCGCCGGGGACGGCCTGGTGCTGCCGCCGGAGGTGGTCGGGTACCTGGAGCGGCTCCGGGAGCTCGGGGTCGACGAGCGGATCGTCCGGGCCGAGCGCGACGGCTGGATCCCGCTGGCCGCGCACGCGCCCGAGCGGATCCCGGAGTGGATCGCGCGCAAGACGGACCAGATCCGCGACCCGCGGTTCGCCGGCTTCTACCGGACCCTGGGCTCGGTCCTGGACCGCGACGACGACCCGCGGCTGGAGGAGCTCGCCGACGGGCTGGCGTCCTACATCACCGGGCTGGCCGAGGAGATGGGGGACGCCTATGTGGACGACGTCGACGTGGAGCCGACGATGGCCGGCCTGATGGACGCGCTGGCCTTCGACACCGTGCCGCAGGCCCGCCGGCTGATCGAGCTGCTGCGCGGCCGGGGCTGGTCCGGCTGGACCAGGCTCGCACGGGTCGAGGGGGACACCGGCCCCCGGTGA
- a CDS encoding NUDIX domain-containing protein — MGDDSAADEAAERRFFAGLPATRGAAGALILSPAGEVLLVERTYRPDSPWGLPGGVVERDESPLAACRRELAEELGVAAAVRRLVAVDWVAAEGVRTTALHWLFTAELPGGARLRLPPEELSGWMWADPGRVGGLLAPNTARRVAAGLAAAAAGETVYLENGHPVLGP, encoded by the coding sequence GTGGGAGACGACAGTGCGGCCGACGAGGCGGCGGAGCGGCGGTTCTTCGCGGGCCTGCCCGCGACACGGGGGGCGGCCGGGGCGCTGATCCTGTCCCCGGCGGGGGAGGTCCTGCTGGTGGAGCGCACCTACCGGCCCGATTCGCCCTGGGGCCTGCCGGGCGGCGTCGTCGAGCGCGACGAGTCCCCGCTGGCCGCCTGCCGCCGGGAGCTGGCCGAGGAGCTGGGGGTGGCGGCCGCCGTCCGGCGGCTGGTCGCCGTGGACTGGGTGGCGGCCGAGGGGGTGCGCACCACCGCCCTGCACTGGCTGTTCACCGCCGAGCTGCCCGGGGGCGCCCGGCTCCGGCTTCCCCCGGAGGAGCTGTCCGGGTGGATGTGGGCGGACCCCGGCCGCGTCGGCGGCCTGCTGGCCCCGAACACGGCCCGCCGGGTCGCGGCGGGCCTGGCCGCCGCCGCGGCGGGGGAGACCGTGTACCTGGAGAACGGCCACCCCGTCCTGGGGCCTTGA
- a CDS encoding nitroreductase/quinone reductase family protein, whose product MSTPADSGPIDSPDPSVAEHVRRYIATGGASGYLEGGTTNLVLTHRGRTSGRLYRTGLFFGTDGDSLVLVASGAAITHTHPQWYLNVTAHPEVEVQVRDRRLRMRARTARGAERERLWAMMAERAPVYRTYYEPRTRRTIPVVVLDPA is encoded by the coding sequence ATGAGCACACCCGCCGACAGCGGCCCCATCGACAGCCCCGACCCCTCGGTCGCCGAGCACGTGCGCCGGTACATCGCCACCGGCGGCGCCAGCGGCTACCTGGAGGGCGGGACGACCAACCTCGTCCTCACCCACCGCGGCCGCACCTCGGGGCGGCTCTACCGCACCGGCCTGTTCTTCGGCACCGACGGGGACTCGCTGGTGCTGGTCGCCTCGGGGGCGGCGATCACCCACACCCACCCGCAGTGGTACCTCAACGTGACCGCCCACCCGGAGGTGGAGGTCCAGGTGCGCGACCGGCGCCTGCGCATGCGCGCCCGCACCGCCCGAGGCGCCGAACGCGAACGCCTGTGGGCCATGATGGCCGAGCGCGCCCCGGTCTACCGCACCTACTACGAGCCCCGCACCCGCCGCACCATCCCGGTGGTCGTCCTGGACCCGGCCTGA
- a CDS encoding alpha/beta fold hydrolase, which produces MGRTTRTEKGCEPMRHFTIHHDGVAIAVSRGGRGRPLVLCPGLDTTRAELGELVGLLRRDHDVVAFDLRGHGLSPAAGRYTFEAFLGDLSAVMARTRRPGTAPLLVGYSLGADLAVHYASEHPDGVAGLVLIDGANPVPEPFVTEDLLPLFRAMWEDAAARRAADLGTDRQVLLTGREILDLNIEVDAVRARILDRYRRIVPPVTVIASASLSGGGAGAHGERLDRNWRAGIDRLVRELPRVAVTRLDADHRMPFTHAAEIARIIRGAHGGPATTA; this is translated from the coding sequence ATGGGCCGCACCACCCGTACCGAGAAAGGCTGCGAGCCCATGCGCCACTTCACGATCCACCACGACGGAGTCGCCATCGCGGTCTCCCGCGGCGGCCGGGGCCGCCCGCTGGTCCTGTGCCCCGGCCTCGACACGACCCGGGCCGAGCTGGGCGAACTGGTCGGGCTGCTGCGGCGCGACCACGACGTCGTGGCCTTCGACCTGCGGGGCCACGGCCTCTCCCCGGCCGCCGGCCGCTACACCTTCGAGGCGTTCCTCGGCGACCTGTCCGCCGTGATGGCGCGCACGCGGCGCCCGGGAACGGCGCCCCTGCTGGTGGGCTACTCCCTGGGCGCGGACCTGGCCGTGCACTACGCCTCGGAGCACCCGGACGGCGTCGCCGGACTGGTCCTCATCGACGGGGCGAACCCGGTCCCCGAGCCGTTCGTCACCGAGGACCTCCTGCCGCTGTTCCGTGCGATGTGGGAGGACGCGGCGGCCCGGCGCGCGGCGGACCTGGGCACCGACCGGCAGGTGCTCCTCACCGGCCGCGAGATCCTGGACCTCAACATCGAGGTCGACGCGGTCCGGGCGCGGATCCTCGACCGCTACCGGAGGATCGTCCCGCCCGTCACCGTGATCGCCTCGGCCTCCCTGTCCGGGGGCGGCGCGGGAGCGCACGGGGAGCGCCTGGACCGGAACTGGCGCGCCGGCATCGACCGGCTGGTGCGCGAGCTGCCCCGCGTCGCGGTCACGCGGCTCGACGCCGACCACCGGATGCCGTTCACCCACGCCGCGGAGATCGCCCGGATCATCCGCGGGGCGCACGGCGGCCCGGCGACGACCGCGTAG
- a CDS encoding SDR family NAD(P)-dependent oxidoreductase gives MDTVNEHHTRTPGLLADRTVLVTGASRGIGAAAARLFAAEGARVMLTARTGDRLEAVTEEIRAAGGTAEYTVCDLGDTDAVRAAVERTVEVYGRLDAAFNNGAVALPPGPLDQAPEADLDLIYTVNFKGTWAALAAQVAAIRATAGTGAIVNCSSVGGWRGNALLPAYGAMKRALNSLTESAAITYGPEGIRVNAVAPGTTLTDMVSAWEEVSPGIVDALNARTPLRRAAAPGEIAQAAAWLLSERASYVTGVVLPVDGGLHTA, from the coding sequence ATGGACACTGTGAACGAACACCACACCCGCACCCCCGGCCTGCTGGCGGACCGGACCGTCCTGGTGACCGGCGCGAGCCGGGGCATCGGCGCCGCCGCGGCGCGCCTGTTCGCCGCCGAGGGGGCCCGGGTCATGCTCACCGCCCGGACCGGGGACCGACTCGAGGCCGTGACCGAGGAGATCCGGGCCGCCGGCGGCACCGCCGAGTACACGGTTTGCGACCTGGGCGACACGGACGCCGTCCGCGCCGCGGTCGAGCGCACCGTCGAGGTGTACGGCCGGCTCGACGCCGCCTTCAACAACGGGGCGGTCGCCCTGCCACCCGGCCCGCTCGACCAGGCCCCCGAGGCCGACCTGGACCTGATCTACACCGTGAACTTCAAGGGCACCTGGGCGGCCCTGGCAGCCCAGGTCGCCGCCATCCGCGCCACCGCGGGCACGGGCGCCATCGTCAACTGCTCCTCCGTCGGCGGCTGGCGGGGCAACGCCCTCCTGCCCGCCTACGGGGCGATGAAGCGGGCGCTCAACAGCCTCACCGAGTCGGCCGCGATCACCTACGGGCCCGAGGGCATCCGCGTCAACGCCGTCGCGCCCGGCACCACGCTGACCGACATGGTGAGCGCCTGGGAGGAAGTGTCCCCGGGCATCGTCGACGCCCTCAACGCCCGGACCCCGCTGCGCCGGGCGGCCGCGCCCGGGGAGATCGCCCAGGCGGCCGCCTGGCTGCTCAGCGAGCGGGCCTCCTACGTGACCGGGGTGGTCCTGCCGGTGGACGGGGGGCTGCACACGGCGTGA